One Hyalangium gracile genomic window carries:
- a CDS encoding immunoglobulin-like domain-containing protein: VTTTQQGNPNQPGQIIYTYSATDPSGNTVASPVTRTVTVNDNTPPTLALLGPATQSLECGTPYTDPGATANDACFGDVTSRIVRTGSVNSSSPASYQLTYNVTDPAGQRASAVHRTVNVSDTLAPAITVLGALTQSVQCGSGPYADPGATATDSCYGNLTAAIVASGSVNSGAAGNYTISYSVTDPSGNSATSADVRTVTVVDDQAPSITLLGQANSGLECGTPFTDPGATANDACAGDLTSQISKSGSVDHKVPAAYTLQYTVKDPSNLTATVNRMVTVSDTLPPTLILNGSATQAVECGGPYTDPGATATDVCAGNLDAAVQVAGAVNPAVVGNYNVSYTVSDTAGLTAGPVNRAVTVSDTLAPTIAVNGPVDQTFECGSTYVDPGATASDQCAGNLTSAIVATRTNDPANPGTFTITYSVTDPSGNSFTSPVVRTVHVDDDDPPTLILNGPAHQSLECGTPYVDPGATASDACDGDLTDDITRSGSVDSGMPADYTLIYNVADSSGNSAPSVSRTVQVADTLAPSITVNGPLNDTYECGTTYVDPGATATDACDPSVTVVATQTTNPNQPTNFIITYSATDTSGNTTVSPVTRTVTMNDTTSPSIALNGPANQTVECSPDAYQDPGATATDLCVDPVPVTVTGSVNMRVTGNYTLSYTAQDTVGNISPTVTRSVQVVDSTGPIITLNGEGAVYVECKSEYVDPGAMAADFCSPTTSLTSTSNVNTNVPNEYLVTYTAGDESGNTSKAERHVNVMDTLRPVISVVGPPEVEIECGMQPDLGVRAQDVCYGDLTANIVATPATLPNEPGNYTVTYSVTDPAGNSTIDGASRTFRVVDTTAPVLALDGPSKVLIECGSDYLDRGALASDICAGDLSKAIVTTGTVNPQVPRVYTITYSVADPARNPAPPVSRTVEVVDQQPPKISCPDPIVVEIVEGDGATVTPQLALATDVCDQEVRVSDPTEAHFPLGTTTVTYTAMDESGNTASCTSSITVLNGAPPDTFIVSGPPEETEYTDASFDFNASKSDVTYECSLDGADFRECLESTLFTELAEGEHTLQVRARDSAGRVDPTPASASWIVRPPLVEEVDRAFLGGGRGCSSTGSNPSSLAMMGLGVFAALWVRRRSGARLLVLAALLLHSPAHAQSLGIPTFELELLKLNPSGTGSLVVGTGELLPEGAYRFSLTTHYEKDPLVLFQNGERLGIVVRHRATAHLSAAYGLWGRVELGAQVPLLLLQRGEDLTEHGVGRPEGGVAPGTPLFTLRLKLLAEREEDPVDLALGVHAGPALGRGLALARELRATPTVMVGRRFGFLHAAIDAGVRLRSRTILSPDANIQDEIGHALSLGAALSTVGEGLRGEMAVIASVPFGREGSSVETLAGARLPIGESLEAYSLAGLGYGNAAGTPDIRVLLGVAYGRTSPACVMGGKHEPQSCPDLDDDGDGVANRDDRCPLEAGPMDNQGCPPQDMDTDADGIDDVADVCPAEPGLAVLRGCPARDADFDGVMDGEDACPSESGTPEMLGCPGMDMDQDTVQDYVDNCPDVPGPVDNQGCPIDEKQLVAIQRGRIEIKETVHFDYNKATIQPRSYPLLNQVAQVLVEHPEILSVTIEGHTDNRGTDSYNQSLSQRRAESVREYLAKRGVARERMVARGFGESRPVQPNTSEEGRAANRRVDFITRYTQ; this comes from the coding sequence GCCACCCAATCGCTGGAGTGCGGCACGCCGTACACCGACCCCGGCGCTACGGCCAACGACGCCTGCTTCGGGGATGTCACCAGCCGCATCGTCCGCACCGGCTCCGTCAACAGCTCCTCGCCGGCCAGCTACCAGCTCACCTACAACGTGACGGATCCAGCCGGCCAGAGAGCGTCGGCGGTCCACCGCACGGTGAACGTGAGCGACACCCTGGCCCCGGCCATCACGGTGCTTGGTGCGCTCACCCAGTCGGTGCAGTGCGGCAGCGGCCCGTACGCCGACCCCGGCGCCACGGCCACCGACTCGTGCTACGGCAACCTGACGGCGGCCATCGTGGCCTCCGGCAGCGTGAACTCGGGCGCGGCCGGTAACTACACCATCAGCTACAGCGTGACTGACCCGTCGGGCAACTCGGCGACTTCCGCCGATGTGCGCACCGTGACGGTGGTGGATGACCAGGCTCCGAGCATCACCCTGCTCGGCCAAGCCAACTCGGGGCTGGAGTGCGGCACTCCGTTCACAGATCCGGGTGCCACGGCCAACGACGCGTGCGCCGGGGACCTGACGAGCCAGATCTCCAAGTCGGGCTCGGTGGACCACAAGGTCCCTGCGGCCTACACCCTGCAGTACACCGTGAAGGATCCGTCCAACCTCACCGCGACGGTGAACCGCATGGTGACGGTGAGCGACACGCTCCCGCCGACGCTGATACTCAATGGCTCGGCGACGCAGGCAGTGGAGTGCGGTGGTCCGTACACCGATCCGGGGGCCACGGCCACCGACGTGTGCGCGGGCAACCTGGACGCAGCGGTGCAGGTGGCCGGCGCGGTCAACCCAGCCGTGGTGGGCAACTACAACGTCTCCTACACGGTGTCCGACACGGCGGGTCTCACCGCTGGGCCAGTCAACCGCGCGGTGACCGTGAGCGACACGCTAGCTCCCACCATCGCCGTCAACGGCCCGGTGGACCAGACGTTCGAGTGCGGATCCACCTATGTCGATCCGGGCGCCACGGCCAGCGACCAGTGCGCCGGCAACCTGACGTCCGCCATCGTGGCCACTCGCACGAATGACCCGGCGAACCCGGGCACCTTCACCATCACCTACAGCGTGACGGATCCGTCCGGCAACAGCTTCACCTCGCCGGTGGTGCGCACGGTGCACGTGGACGACGACGACCCGCCGACCCTGATCCTCAATGGCCCGGCGCACCAGAGCCTGGAGTGCGGCACGCCGTACGTGGATCCGGGCGCCACGGCGAGCGACGCGTGCGACGGCGACTTGACGGACGATATCACCCGCAGCGGCTCGGTCGATTCGGGCATGCCGGCCGACTACACGCTCATCTACAACGTGGCGGACTCGTCTGGGAACAGCGCCCCGTCTGTCAGCCGCACGGTGCAGGTGGCGGACACGCTGGCCCCGAGCATCACTGTCAACGGCCCGCTCAATGACACGTACGAGTGCGGCACCACCTACGTGGATCCGGGCGCCACGGCGACCGACGCATGCGACCCGTCGGTGACGGTTGTCGCCACGCAGACGACCAACCCGAACCAGCCGACCAACTTCATCATCACCTACAGCGCGACGGACACCTCCGGTAACACGACGGTCTCGCCGGTCACTCGTACAGTGACGATGAACGACACCACGTCGCCGTCCATCGCGCTCAACGGCCCGGCCAACCAAACGGTGGAGTGCAGCCCGGACGCTTACCAGGATCCGGGCGCTACGGCGACGGACCTGTGCGTGGACCCGGTGCCGGTGACGGTCACCGGCTCGGTGAATATGCGCGTGACCGGCAACTACACGCTGAGCTACACGGCGCAGGACACGGTGGGTAACATCTCGCCCACGGTGACCCGCAGCGTGCAGGTCGTCGACTCGACGGGTCCGATCATCACTCTCAACGGTGAGGGCGCCGTCTACGTCGAGTGCAAGAGCGAGTATGTGGATCCGGGCGCCATGGCTGCGGACTTCTGCTCACCGACGACCAGCCTCACGTCGACGTCCAACGTGAACACGAATGTGCCGAATGAATACCTGGTGACCTACACCGCCGGGGACGAGAGCGGGAACACGAGCAAGGCCGAGCGTCACGTGAACGTGATGGACACGCTCAGGCCGGTGATCTCGGTGGTGGGGCCGCCCGAGGTGGAAATCGAGTGCGGCATGCAGCCGGACCTGGGCGTGAGGGCGCAGGACGTCTGCTACGGCGACCTGACCGCCAACATCGTGGCCACCCCGGCCACATTGCCAAATGAACCGGGCAACTACACGGTGACGTACTCGGTCACGGATCCAGCCGGCAACAGCACCATCGACGGCGCCTCGCGCACCTTCAGGGTGGTGGACACGACGGCGCCGGTCCTAGCTCTCGATGGCCCGAGCAAGGTGTTAATCGAGTGTGGTTCGGACTACTTGGACCGCGGGGCCCTGGCCAGCGACATCTGTGCTGGCGATCTGTCGAAGGCCATCGTGACGACAGGCACCGTCAACCCTCAGGTGCCTCGCGTCTACACGATCACCTATAGCGTGGCGGATCCGGCAAGGAACCCTGCGCCTCCAGTGTCCCGTACCGTCGAGGTGGTTGACCAACAGCCCCCCAAGATCTCGTGCCCCGACCCCATCGTGGTCGAAATCGTCGAGGGCGACGGAGCCACCGTCACACCCCAGCTCGCCCTGGCCACGGATGTGTGTGACCAGGAAGTAAGGGTCAGCGACCCCACGGAGGCGCACTTCCCACTGGGCACCACGACCGTGACGTACACGGCAATGGATGAATCAGGGAACACCGCGTCCTGCACCTCGAGCATCACCGTGCTGAACGGTGCTCCCCCGGACACGTTCATCGTCTCCGGTCCTCCCGAGGAGACCGAGTACACGGATGCTTCCTTCGACTTCAATGCCTCCAAGTCCGATGTGACCTACGAGTGCAGTCTGGACGGCGCCGACTTCCGAGAATGCTTGGAGAGCACCCTCTTCACCGAACTCGCAGAGGGCGAGCACACCCTGCAGGTGCGTGCGAGAGACAGCGCGGGCCGCGTGGACCCCACCCCCGCTTCTGCCTCCTGGATCGTCCGGCCTCCTTTAGTAGAGGAAGTGGACCGAGCCTTTCTCGGTGGCGGACGTGGCTGTTCCTCCACGGGGAGCAATCCGTCGTCGCTGGCCATGATGGGGCTGGGCGTGTTCGCGGCCCTGTGGGTGCGGAGGCGCTCGGGCGCGCGCCTGCTCGTCCTGGCCGCGCTGCTCCTCCATTCCCCGGCCCACGCGCAGTCCCTGGGCATCCCCACGTTCGAGCTGGAGCTCCTGAAGCTCAATCCCAGCGGCACGGGCTCCCTGGTGGTGGGCACCGGCGAACTGCTGCCGGAGGGGGCATACCGTTTCTCCCTCACCACCCACTATGAGAAGGATCCCCTCGTTCTCTTCCAGAACGGCGAGCGGCTGGGCATCGTGGTCCGCCACCGTGCCACGGCTCACCTGTCCGCGGCTTATGGCCTCTGGGGCCGAGTCGAGCTAGGAGCGCAGGTGCCTCTGCTCCTCCTCCAGCGGGGAGAGGACCTGACGGAGCATGGAGTCGGCAGGCCCGAAGGAGGTGTTGCCCCCGGTACGCCTCTGTTCACCTTGCGCCTGAAGCTCCTCGCCGAGAGAGAGGAGGATCCAGTGGACCTCGCGCTCGGGGTTCATGCTGGTCCTGCCCTGGGACGTGGCCTCGCGCTGGCCCGTGAGCTCCGTGCCACACCCACCGTCATGGTGGGCCGCCGCTTCGGCTTCCTTCACGCCGCCATCGATGCCGGCGTCCGGCTGCGCTCGCGCACCATCCTGAGCCCGGATGCGAACATCCAGGATGAGATCGGCCACGCGCTGAGCCTGGGCGCGGCCCTGTCCACCGTGGGCGAAGGTCTCCGCGGAGAGATGGCCGTCATCGCCTCGGTGCCCTTCGGTCGCGAGGGCTCCTCGGTCGAGACCCTGGCCGGCGCGCGACTGCCAATAGGAGAGTCGCTCGAGGCATACAGTCTGGCGGGCCTGGGCTATGGCAATGCCGCCGGCACTCCAGACATCCGCGTGCTGCTGGGCGTGGCCTACGGCCGTACGAGTCCCGCCTGTGTCATGGGTGGCAAGCACGAGCCTCAGTCCTGCCCGGATCTCGATGATGACGGAGATGGAGTGGCGAACCGGGACGACCGGTGCCCACTCGAAGCAGGCCCCATGGACAACCAGGGCTGTCCCCCGCAGGACATGGATACGGATGCGGACGGCATCGATGATGTGGCGGACGTGTGCCCGGCCGAGCCAGGACTCGCGGTCCTGAGAGGCTGTCCCGCGCGGGATGCTGACTTTGACGGAGTCATGGATGGGGAAGACGCATGCCCCTCCGAGAGCGGCACCCCCGAGATGCTGGGCTGCCCCGGCATGGACATGGACCAGGACACGGTGCAGGACTACGTGGACAACTGCCCGGATGTGCCAGGACCCGTGGACAACCAGGGCTGTCCGATCGACGAGAAACAGCTCGTCGCCATCCAGCGTGGCCGCATCGAGATCAAGGAGACGGTCCACTTCGACTACAACAAGGCCACCATCCAGCCCCGCTCCTATCCGCTCCTGAACCAGGTGGCCCAGGTCCTCGTCGAGCACCCGGAGATCCTCTCCGTGACCATCGAGGGCCATACGGACAACAGGGGCACGGACAGCTACAACCAGAGCCTGTCCCAGCGGCGCGCCGAGTCCGTGCGCGAATACCTCGCCAAGAGAGGCGTGGCGCGCGAGCGCATGGTCGCCAGGGGGTTTGGGGAGTCCCGTCCCGTCCAGCCCAACACCTCGGAGGAGGGCCGCGCGGCCAACCGCCGCGTCGACTTCATCACCCGCTACACACAGTAG
- a CDS encoding ABC transporter ATP-binding protein — MGAVEKAPNSRVPPKVTLGRLLSLARPEVRTLLAGTFFLAIGSGMSLLYPQAMRLIIDEALGARDRALIDRAALGMTCILAIQSLAVALRYYLFSTAGERVVTRLRQNLFASLMSQEVAFFDERKTGELTNRLASDTTVLQNTVSSNISMVLRNAAQALGGIGMLFYTSPVLTLVMLAVVPPVAVGAVAYGRRVRKLSKEVQDALAASNEVAEESLSGVRTVRSFAAEKSEVERYRGAMERALALARGRIRQSSTFMAVASFGGFAAATAVLWYGGRLVLDDKLTVGGLTSFLVYSMFVAFALGALTELWADFMRASGAAERVFELLDRKPAIPISGGERLASTQGSVQLQDVHFSYPARSDVAVLQGIDLSIEPGEVVAIVGPSGAGKSTIAGLLGRLYDPQGGRILLDGKDLKTLDPEWLRQQIGVVAQEPLLFSSSIADNIRYGKVGASDAEVEAAARAANAHDFISRFPEGYKTLVGERGVQLSGGQKQRVAIARAVLKDPRLLILDEATSALDAESEHLVKDALDRLMKGRTTLIIAHRLSTVMDADRVMVLEGGRVVQSGSHSTLMGQDGLYRRLVERQFVAA; from the coding sequence CTGGGCGCCGTGGAGAAAGCCCCCAATTCCCGTGTTCCGCCCAAGGTGACGCTGGGCCGACTGCTCAGCCTGGCACGCCCCGAGGTGCGCACCCTGCTGGCCGGCACCTTCTTCCTCGCCATCGGCAGCGGCATGAGCCTGCTCTACCCGCAGGCGATGCGCCTCATCATCGACGAGGCGCTCGGCGCGAGGGATCGCGCGCTCATCGATCGCGCCGCGCTGGGGATGACGTGCATCCTGGCCATCCAGTCGCTGGCGGTCGCGCTGCGCTACTACCTGTTCAGTACCGCGGGCGAGCGCGTGGTGACGCGGCTGCGGCAGAACCTGTTCGCCAGCCTCATGTCCCAGGAGGTGGCCTTCTTCGACGAGCGCAAGACGGGAGAGCTCACCAACCGGCTCGCCTCGGACACGACGGTGCTGCAGAACACGGTGAGCTCCAACATCTCCATGGTGCTGCGCAACGCGGCGCAGGCGCTGGGCGGCATCGGGATGCTCTTCTACACCTCGCCGGTGCTCACGCTGGTGATGCTGGCGGTGGTGCCGCCGGTGGCGGTGGGCGCGGTGGCCTACGGGCGGCGGGTGCGCAAGCTGTCCAAGGAGGTGCAGGACGCGCTGGCCGCCTCCAACGAGGTGGCCGAGGAGAGCCTGTCCGGCGTGCGGACCGTGCGCTCCTTCGCGGCGGAGAAGAGCGAAGTGGAGCGCTACCGCGGCGCGATGGAGCGGGCCCTGGCGCTGGCCCGAGGCCGCATCCGGCAGTCCTCCACCTTCATGGCGGTGGCCTCCTTCGGCGGGTTCGCGGCGGCGACGGCGGTGCTCTGGTACGGCGGCCGGCTGGTGCTGGACGACAAGCTCACCGTGGGCGGGCTGACGTCGTTCCTCGTCTACTCGATGTTCGTGGCGTTCGCGCTGGGCGCGCTGACGGAGCTGTGGGCGGACTTCATGCGCGCCTCGGGCGCCGCCGAGCGCGTCTTCGAGCTGCTGGACCGCAAGCCCGCCATCCCCATCTCGGGCGGCGAGCGGCTGGCGAGCACCCAGGGCAGCGTGCAGCTCCAGGACGTGCACTTCAGCTATCCGGCGCGCTCGGACGTGGCGGTGCTCCAGGGCATCGACCTGAGCATCGAGCCGGGCGAGGTGGTGGCCATCGTGGGCCCCTCGGGTGCGGGCAAGTCCACCATCGCGGGTCTGCTGGGGCGCCTGTATGACCCGCAGGGCGGGCGCATCCTGCTGGACGGCAAGGACCTGAAGACGCTGGATCCGGAGTGGCTGCGGCAGCAGATCGGCGTGGTGGCGCAGGAGCCGCTGCTGTTCTCCTCCTCCATCGCGGACAACATCCGCTACGGCAAGGTGGGCGCCAGCGACGCGGAGGTGGAGGCGGCGGCGAGGGCGGCCAACGCGCACGACTTCATCTCTCGCTTCCCGGAGGGCTACAAGACGCTGGTGGGCGAGCGCGGCGTGCAGCTGTCGGGAGGGCAGAAGCAGCGGGTGGCCATCGCCCGGGCGGTGCTGAAGGATCCGCGCCTGCTCATCCTGGACGAGGCCACCAGCGCGCTGGACGCCGAGAGCGAGCACCTGGTGAAGGACGCGCTGGATCGGCTGATGAAGGGCCGCACCACGCTGATCATCGCCCACCGCCTGTCGACGGTGATGGACGCGGACCGGGTGATGGTGCTGGAGGGCGGCCGCGTCGTGCAGAGCGGCAGCCACTCCACGCTGATGGGCCAGGACGGCCTCTACCGCCGGCTCGTGGAGCGGCAGTTCGTGGCCGCCTGA
- a CDS encoding aldo/keto reductase, with protein sequence MEKHVFGITSVEVPVIGQGTWQMENDDRAGAIRALQVGLELGMTHVDTAELYGRGRVEESIVAEVIAGRRDEVFLVSKVMPSHATYEGTLKACESSLRRLRTDRLDCYLLHWPGSHPLEDTIRAFEKLVKDGKVRSWGVSNFGVPELEEAVQLAGPGRIACNQVLYHLEERTIERNVLPWCERANIAVVGYSPFGNGSFPTPESPGGRVLASIAKAHGVSPYQVALRFLIRRPSLFAIPKASREVHARDNAAAASLHLSAEELARIDAAFPVGPDTGDLAII encoded by the coding sequence ATGGAGAAGCACGTCTTCGGCATCACCTCGGTGGAAGTCCCCGTCATCGGCCAGGGCACCTGGCAGATGGAGAATGATGATCGCGCCGGTGCCATCCGGGCCTTGCAGGTGGGGCTCGAGCTGGGAATGACGCACGTGGACACGGCGGAGCTCTACGGCCGTGGCCGCGTCGAGGAGTCCATCGTCGCCGAGGTCATCGCCGGGCGGCGCGACGAGGTGTTCCTCGTCTCCAAGGTGATGCCCTCCCACGCCACCTATGAGGGGACGCTGAAGGCCTGTGAGAGCAGCCTGCGGCGCCTGAGGACCGACCGGCTGGACTGCTACCTGCTGCACTGGCCGGGCTCGCACCCGCTGGAGGACACCATCCGCGCCTTCGAGAAGCTGGTGAAGGACGGGAAGGTGCGCTCCTGGGGCGTGAGCAACTTCGGCGTGCCGGAGCTGGAGGAGGCGGTGCAGCTCGCCGGGCCGGGCCGCATCGCCTGCAACCAGGTGCTCTACCACCTGGAGGAGCGCACCATCGAGCGCAACGTCCTGCCCTGGTGCGAGCGCGCCAACATCGCCGTGGTGGGCTACAGCCCCTTCGGCAACGGCAGCTTCCCCACCCCCGAGAGTCCCGGAGGCCGCGTGCTGGCCTCCATCGCCAAGGCGCACGGCGTGTCTCCCTACCAGGTGGCGCTGCGCTTCCTCATCCGCCGCCCCTCGCTGTTCGCCATCCCCAAGGCCAGCCGGGAGGTGCACGCGCGAGACAACGCGGCGGCGGCCTCGCTCCACCTGTCCGCGGAGGAGCTGGCCCGCATCGACGCCGCCTTCCCCGTGGGGCCGGACACCGGCGATCTGGCGATCATCTGA
- a CDS encoding AAA family ATPase encodes MIRAVRFENFRCLKEVDLSLTPLTVLVGPSGSGKTSVLEGMQYRMSCEHSDYWRLDTTQPISLQWKFADGNHVSLRFPITELDSWSMHGHSVQGLTLELSALRGDSPLGRATALSPNGDNLASVFASLGPAQREGVVGQLCRLVPHVGDVGLQQTGPRSQQLRFRDRWQPGLWFTPWQVADSVLILLAFLLLPYQSPMPDVLTVDEPERGLPPRMLGEVASVLRRLTIGTQDTPPVQVLIATHSYELLEYVQPEEVRLLSRSTEDGSVRVNATQQDAQEWRSRATEPS; translated from the coding sequence ATGATCCGCGCCGTCCGCTTCGAGAACTTCCGATGCCTCAAGGAGGTGGATCTGTCGCTGACGCCGCTCACGGTGCTGGTGGGCCCCAGCGGCTCGGGGAAGACGTCGGTGCTCGAGGGGATGCAGTACCGGATGTCGTGCGAGCACTCGGACTACTGGCGGCTGGATACGACGCAGCCGATCTCGCTGCAGTGGAAGTTCGCGGACGGCAACCACGTGAGCCTGCGGTTTCCCATCACGGAGCTCGACTCGTGGTCGATGCATGGCCACTCGGTGCAGGGGCTGACGCTGGAGCTGAGCGCGCTGCGAGGAGACAGCCCGCTGGGGCGCGCCACGGCGCTGAGCCCCAACGGAGACAACCTGGCGAGCGTCTTCGCCTCGCTGGGGCCCGCGCAGCGCGAGGGGGTGGTGGGACAGCTCTGCCGGCTGGTGCCGCACGTGGGAGACGTGGGCCTGCAGCAGACGGGGCCGCGCTCGCAGCAGCTGCGGTTCCGGGATCGCTGGCAGCCGGGCCTGTGGTTCACGCCCTGGCAGGTGGCTGACAGCGTGCTGATCCTGCTGGCGTTCCTGCTCCTGCCGTATCAGTCGCCGATGCCGGACGTGCTCACCGTGGACGAGCCCGAGCGGGGACTGCCCCCGCGCATGCTGGGAGAGGTGGCCAGCGTGCTGCGGCGGCTCACCATCGGCACCCAGGACACGCCGCCGGTGCAGGTCCTCATCGCGACGCACTCCTACGAGCTGCTCGAGTACGTGCAGCCGGAGGAGGTGCGGCTGCTCTCGCGCTCGACCGAGGACGGCTCCGTGCGAGTGAACGCCACGCAGCAGGACGCGCAGGAGTGGCGGAGCCGGGCCACCGAGCCCTCGTGA